One window of the Pseudochaenichthys georgianus chromosome 21, fPseGeo1.2, whole genome shotgun sequence genome contains the following:
- the gjb8 gene encoding gap junction protein beta 8, with protein sequence MSWGVLYAQLGGVNKHSTSLGKIWLSVLFIFRITILVLAAESVWGDEQSDFTCNTQQPGCKNVCYDHFFPVSHIRLWCLQLIFVSTPALLVAMHVAYRKRGDKRTMLSSNGTDKLTDMDLEMLKRRRLPITGPLWWTYTCSLFFRLIFEGGFMYALYFVYGGFQMPRLVKCEQWPCPNKVDCFISRPTEKTVFTIFMVSSSAICMVLNVAELSYLIAKALMRCSARGKKRRLAYTDNMMRDNANVQNKKNEMLLSSSTDSTSNKMC encoded by the coding sequence ATGAGTTGGGGGGTGCTGTACGCCCAGCTGGGCGGCGTCAACAAACACTCCACCAGTCTGGGAAAGATTTGGCTCTCCGTCCTTTTCATCTTCCGCATCACGATCCTGGTTCTGGCTGCTGAGAGCGTCTGGGGGGACGAGCAGTCGGACTTCACCTGCAACACGCAGCAGCCCGGCTGCAAAAACGTCTGCTACGACCACTTCTTCCCCGTGTCTCACATCCGCCTCTGGTGCCTGCAGCTCATCTTTGTGTCCACCCCCGCCCTGCTGGTGGCCATGCATGTGGCCTACAGGAAGCGCGGGGACAAGAGGACCATGCTGTCTTCCAACGGCACCGATAAGTTGACGGATATGGACCTGGAGATGCTGAAGAGGAGGCGGCTGCCCATCACAGGCCCTCTGTGGTGGACCTACACCTGCAGCCTGTTCTTCCGCCTCATCTTCGAGGGCGGCTTCATGTACGCGCTGTACTTCGTCTACGGCGGCTTCCAGATGCCCCGGCTGGTGAAGTGTGAGCAGTGGCCGTGTCCCAACAAGGTGGACTGCTTCATCTCCAGGCCCACGGAGAAGACCGTCTTCACCATCTTCATGGTGTCCTCGTCGGCCATCTGCATGGTGCTGAACGTGGCCGAGCTGAGCTACCTCATCGCCAAGGCGCTGATGAGGTGCTCCGCCAGGGGCAAAAAGAGGAGACTGGCGTACACGGACAACATGATGCGGGATAACGCCAATGTGCAGAACAAGAAGAACGAGATGCTGTTGTCCTCCAGCACAGATTCCACCAGCAACAAGATGTGTTGA
- the LOC117467112 gene encoding gap junction alpha-3 protein-like: MGDWSFLGRLLENAQEHSTVIGKVWLTVLFIFRILVLGAAAEEVWGDEQSDFTCNTQQPGCENVCYDEAFPISHIRFWVLQIIFVSTPTLIYLGHVLHIVRMEEKRKEKEDESHKTHRFQEEKELLCKNGGGGGGGGGKKEKRPIRDEHGKIRIRGALLRTYVFNIIFKTLFEVGFILGQYFLYGFQLRPLYKCARWPCPNTVDCFISRPTEKTIFIIFMLVVACVSLLLNLLEIYHLGWKKVKQGMRKEAASDRKPLRSVNIAEPKCLPSASRTAPSSLSYPPNYTDVTGGGSGAFLGPAAVPSAEEFKMEELQQEEPSPSSHYYISNNNNHRLAAQQNWANLATEQQTLEMKATSPSPSSSSSSSSSTDKEQQQSVDAALLPPASNTTSKSNIHNSTAASSSSQGTVSNAGSWSGGGRSDQEEGSVTTTTVEMHEPPVMVTDPRRLSRASKSSSTRARPSDLAI, translated from the coding sequence ATGGGCGACTGGAGCTTTCTGGGGCGGCTGCTGGAGAACGCTCAGGAGCACTCGACGGTCATCGGCAAAGTCTGGCTGACCGTCCTCTTCATCTTCAGGATCCTGGTGCTGGGGGCCGCGGCCGAGGAGGTGTGGGGCGACGAGCAGTCCGACTTCACCTGCAACACGCAGCAGCCCGGCTGCGAGAACGTCTGCTACGACGAGGCCTTCCCCATCTCACACATCCGCTTCTGGGTGCTGCAGATCATCTTCGTGTCCACGCCGACCCTCATCTACCTGGGCCATGTGCTGCACATCGTCCGCATGGAGGAGAAGCGGAAAGAGAAGGAGGACGAGTCGCACAAAACACACCGGTTTCAGGAGGAGAAAGAACTCCTTTGTAAAAACGGAGGAGGGGGAGGTGGCGGCGGCGGCAAGAAGGAGAAGCGGCCGATCAGGGACGAGCACGGAAAAATCCGTATCCGAGGCGCGTTGCTGCGCACTTATGTGTTCAACATTATTTTCAAGACCCTGTTTGAAGTGGGATTCATTTTGGGCCAGTATTTCCTCTATGGCTTCCAGCTGAGGCCCCTGTACAAGTGTGCGCGTTGGCCCTGCCCCAACACCGTGGACTGCTTCATATCCAGGCCCACGGAAAagactatttttattatatttatgcTTGTGGTGGCTTGCGTGTCTCTTTTGCTGAATTTGTTAGAGATCTATCACCTTGGATGGAAGAAAGTTAAACAGGGCATGAGGAAAGAGGCAGCCTCCGACCGAAAGCCGCTGCGCAGCGTCAACATCGCCGAGCCCAAGTGTTTGCCCTCGGCCTCCAGAACTGCCCCCTCCAGCCTCAGCTACCCCCCCAACTACACGGATGTGACGGGGGGCGGCAGCGGTGCCTTCTTGGGTCCGGCGGCCGTGCCCTCAGCGGAGGAGTTCAAGATGGAGGAGCTCCAGCAGGAGgagccctccccctcctcccactaCTAcatcagcaacaacaacaaccacagGCTGGCCGCGCAGCAGAACTGGGCCAACCTGGCCACCGAGCAGCAGACTCTGGAGATGAAGGCCACGTCCCCCTCcccatcctcctcttcctcttcctcttcctccactgACAAGGAGCAGCAGCAGAGTGTGGACGCAGCTCTGCTTCCTCCAGCCAGCAACACCACCAGTAAATCCAACATCCACAACTCCACCGCCGCCTCCTCCTCCAGCCAGGGCACGGTGTCCAACGCTGGCAGCTGGAGCGGGGGGGGGAGGAGTGATCAGGAGGAGGGGTCCGTCACCACCACCACTGTGGAGATGCACGAGCCCCCAGTGATGGTCACAGACCCCCGGCGGCTCAGTCGGGCCAGCAAGAGCAGCAGCACCCGGGCTCGGCCGAGCGACCTGGCCATCTaa